A region from the Canis lupus baileyi chromosome 27, mCanLup2.hap1, whole genome shotgun sequence genome encodes:
- the TRPV4 gene encoding transient receptor potential cation channel subfamily V member 4 isoform X3: MAPPQGSRPLEVNGCPGKPRTCRMRDCSGHTSLALCGAWPSSADGSRVGMADPSEGPHTGPGEVAETPGDESGTPGSEAFPLSSLANLFEGEDGSPSPSPADTGRPAGPGDGRPNLRMKFQGAFRKGVPNPIDLLESTLYESSVVPGPKKAPMDSLFDYGTYRHHPSDNKRWRKKVIDPAFPLYFLAVCISFHLALKQPQSPKAPAPQPPPILKVFNRPILFDIVSRGSTTDLDGLLPFLLTHKKRLTDEEFREPSTGKTCLPKALLNLSNGRNDTIPVLLDIAERTGNMREFINSPFRDIYYRGQTALHIAIERRCKHYVELLVAQGADVHAQARGRFFQPKDEGGYFYFGELPLSLAACTNQPHIVNYLTENPHKKADMRRQDSRGNTVLHALVAIADNTRENTKFVTKMYDLLLLKCARLFPDSNLEAVLNSDGLSPLMMAAKTGKIGVFQHIIRREVTDEDTRHLSRKFKDWAYGPVYSSLYDLSSLDTCGEEASVLEILVYNSKIENRHEMLAVEPINELLRDKWRKFGAVSFYINVVSYLCAMVIFTLTAYYQPLEGTPPYPYRTTVDYLRLAGEIITLFTGVLFFFTNIKDLFMKKCPGVNSLFIDGSFQLLYFIYSVLVIVSAALYLAGIEAYLAVMVFALVLGWMNALYFTRGLKLTGTYSIMIQKILFKDLFRFLLVYLLFMIGYASALVSLLNPCANMKVCSEDHTNCTVPTYPSCRDSETFSTFLLDLFKLTIGMGDLEMLSSTKYPVVFIILLVTYIILTFVLLLNMLIALMGETVGQVSKESKHIWKLQWATTILDIERSFPVFLRKAFRSGEMVTVGKSSDGTPDRRWCFRVDEVNWSHWNQNLGIINEDPGKSENYQYYGFSHTVGRLRRDRWSSVVPRVVELNKNSNPDEVVVPLDNMGNPSCDGHQQSYPPKWRTDDAPL; encoded by the exons ATGGCTCCTCCCCAGGGCTCGAGACCCTTGGAGGTAAATGGCTGCCCGGGAAAGCCAAGGACCTGCAGAATGAGGGACTGCAGTGGCCACACCAGCCTTGCCCTCTGTGGGGCCTG GCCGAGCAGTGCAGACGGGTCTCGGGTCGGCATGGCGGATCCCAGCGAAGGTCCCCACACCGGGCCCGGGGAGGTGGCTGAGACCCCCGGGGACGAGAGTGGCACCCCCGGCAGCGAGGCCTTCCCCCTCTCTTCGCTGGCCAACCTGTTTGAAGGGGAGGatggctccccctccccctccccagctgaCACTGGTCGCCCCGCTGGCCCGGGTGACGGGAGACCAAACCTGCGCATGAAGTTCCAGGGTGCCTTCCGCAAGGGGGTGCCCAACCCCATTGACCTGCTGGAGTCCACCCTGTATGAGTCCTCCGTGGTGCCCGGACCCAAGAAGGCGCCCATGGACTCGCTCTTCGACTATGGCACTTACCGTCACCACCCCAGTGACAACAAGCGGTGGAGGAAGAAGGTCATCGA CCCGGCGTTCCCCCTTTATTTTCTCGCTGTCTGTATCTCTTTCCATCTGGCTTT GAAGCAGCCACAGAGTCCCAAAGCTCCTGCTCCCCAGCCGCCCCCCATCCTTAAAGTCTTCAACCGGCCTATCCTCTTTGACATCGTGTCCCGGGGCTCTACCACCGACCTGGATGGGCTGCTGCCCTTCTTGCTGACCCACAAGAAGCGCCTGACTGACGAGGAGTTCCggg AGCCATCCACAGGGAAGACCTGCCTGCCCAAGGCCCTGCTGAATCTGAGCAATGGCCGCAATGACACCATCCCTGTGCTCCTGGACATCGCCGAGCGGACGGGCAACATGCGGGAGTTCATCAACTCGCCCTTCCGGGACATCTACTACCGAG GTCAGACCGCCCTGCACATCGCCATCGAGCGGCGCTGCAAACACTATGTGGAGCTCCTGGTGGCCCAAGGAGCTGATGTCCATGCCCAGGCCCGAGGGCGCTTCTTCCAGCCCAAGGATGAGGGAGGCTACTTCTACTTCG gcgAGCTGCCCCTGTCCCTGGCCGCCTGCACCAACCAGCCCCACATCGTCAACTACCTGACGGAGAACCCGCACAAGAAGGCGGACATGCGGCGGCAGGACTCCCGAGGCAACACGGTGCTGCACGCGCTGGTGGCCATCGCCGACAACACCCGCGAGAACACCAAGTTCGTCACCAAGATGTACGACCTGCTGCTGCTCAAGTGCGCCCGCCTCTTCCCCGACAGCAACCTGGAGGCCGTGCTCAACAGTGACGGGCTCTCGCCCCTCATGATGGCTGCGAAGACGGGCAAGATCGGG GTCTTTCAGCACATTATCCGCCGAGAGGTGACAGATGAGGATACAAGGCACCTGTCCCGCAAGTTCAAAGACTGGGCCTATGGGCCGGTGTATTCCTCGCTCTATGACCTCTCCTCCCTGGACACGTGTGGGGAAGAGGCCTCTGTGCTGGAGATCCTGGTGTACAACAGCAAGATCGAG AACCGCCACGAGATGCTGGCTGTGGAGCCCATCAATGAACTGCTGCGGGACAAGTGGCGCAAGTTCGGCGCCGTGTCCTTCTACATCAATGTGGTCTCCTATCTGTGTGCCATGGTCATCTTTACCCTCACCGCCTACTACCAGCCTCTGGAGGGCACC CCCCCATACCCTTACCGCACCACCGTGGACTACCTGAGGCTGGCTGGCGAGATCATCACGCTCTTCACCGGGGTCCTGTTCTTCTTTACCAAT ATCAAAGACTTGTTCATGAAGAAATGCCCAGGAGTGAATTCTCTCTTCATTGATGGCTCCTTCCAACTACTCTA CTTCATCTACTCCGTGTTAGTGATTGTCTCAGCGGCCCTCTACCTGGCGGGAATTGAAGCCTACCTGGCTGTCATGGTCTTTGCCTTGGTCCTGGGCTGGATGAATGCCCTCTACTTTACCCGTGGGTTGAAGCTGACAGGAACCTATAGCATCATGATCCAGAAG ATCCTCTTCAAAGACCTTTTCCGCTTCCTTCTGGTCTACTTGCTCTTCATGATCGGCTATGCTTCAG CCCTGGTGTCCCTTCTGAACCCATGTGCCAACATGAAGGTGTGCAGCGAGGACCACACCAACTGCACGGTGCCCACATACCCGTCCTGCCGTGACAGCGAGACATTCAGCACCTTCCTCCTGGACCTCTTCAAGCTGACCATCGGCATGGGTGACCTGGAGATGCTGAGCAGCACCAAGTACCCCGTGGTCTTCATCATCCTGCTCGTCACCTACATCATCCTCACCTTCGTGCTGCTCCTCAACATGCTCATCGCCCTCATGGGGGAGACAGTGGGCCAGGTCTCCAAGGAGAGCAAGCATATCTGGAAGCTGCAG TGGGCCACCACCATCCTGGACATCGAGCGGTCCTTCCCCGTGTTCCTGAGGAAGGCCTTCCGCTCTGGCGAGATGGTGACTGTGGGAAAGAGCTCGGACGGCACTCCAGACCGCAGGTGGTGCTTCAG GGTGGACGAGGTGAACTGGTCTCACTGGAACCAGAACTTGGGCATCATTAATGAGGACCCAGGCAAGAGCGAGAACTACCAGTACTATGGCTTCTCACACACCGTGGGCCGCCTCCGGAGGG ATCGCTGGTCCTCGGTGGTTCCGCGCGTGGTGGAGCTGAACAAGAACTCGAACCCGGACGAGGTGGTGGTGCCTCTGGACAACATGGGGAACCCCAGCTGCGATGGCCACCAGCAGAGTTACCCCCCAAAGTGGAGGACTGACGATGCTCCCCTCTAG
- the TRPV4 gene encoding transient receptor potential cation channel subfamily V member 4 isoform X2: MAPPQGSRPLEVNGCPGKPRTCRMRDCSGHTSLALCGAWPSSADGSRVGMADPSEGPHTGPGEVAETPGDESGTPGSEAFPLSSLANLFEGEDGSPSPSPADTGRPAGPGDGRPNLRMKFQGAFRKGVPNPIDLLESTLYESSVVPGPKKAPMDSLFDYGTYRHHPSDNKRWRKKVIEKQPQSPKAPAPQPPPILKVFNRPILFDIVSRGSTTDLDGLLPFLLTHKKRLTDEEFRGCGFLPFEELTAPLSFLDPLSTVSTEPSTGKTCLPKALLNLSNGRNDTIPVLLDIAERTGNMREFINSPFRDIYYRGQTALHIAIERRCKHYVELLVAQGADVHAQARGRFFQPKDEGGYFYFGELPLSLAACTNQPHIVNYLTENPHKKADMRRQDSRGNTVLHALVAIADNTRENTKFVTKMYDLLLLKCARLFPDSNLEAVLNSDGLSPLMMAAKTGKIGVFQHIIRREVTDEDTRHLSRKFKDWAYGPVYSSLYDLSSLDTCGEEASVLEILVYNSKIENRHEMLAVEPINELLRDKWRKFGAVSFYINVVSYLCAMVIFTLTAYYQPLEGTPPYPYRTTVDYLRLAGEIITLFTGVLFFFTNIKDLFMKKCPGVNSLFIDGSFQLLYFIYSVLVIVSAALYLAGIEAYLAVMVFALVLGWMNALYFTRGLKLTGTYSIMIQKILFKDLFRFLLVYLLFMIGYASALVSLLNPCANMKVCSEDHTNCTVPTYPSCRDSETFSTFLLDLFKLTIGMGDLEMLSSTKYPVVFIILLVTYIILTFVLLLNMLIALMGETVGQVSKESKHIWKLQWATTILDIERSFPVFLRKAFRSGEMVTVGKSSDGTPDRRWCFRVDEVNWSHWNQNLGIINEDPGKSENYQYYGFSHTVGRLRRDRWSSVVPRVVELNKNSNPDEVVVPLDNMGNPSCDGHQQSYPPKWRTDDAPL, translated from the exons ATGGCTCCTCCCCAGGGCTCGAGACCCTTGGAGGTAAATGGCTGCCCGGGAAAGCCAAGGACCTGCAGAATGAGGGACTGCAGTGGCCACACCAGCCTTGCCCTCTGTGGGGCCTG GCCGAGCAGTGCAGACGGGTCTCGGGTCGGCATGGCGGATCCCAGCGAAGGTCCCCACACCGGGCCCGGGGAGGTGGCTGAGACCCCCGGGGACGAGAGTGGCACCCCCGGCAGCGAGGCCTTCCCCCTCTCTTCGCTGGCCAACCTGTTTGAAGGGGAGGatggctccccctccccctccccagctgaCACTGGTCGCCCCGCTGGCCCGGGTGACGGGAGACCAAACCTGCGCATGAAGTTCCAGGGTGCCTTCCGCAAGGGGGTGCCCAACCCCATTGACCTGCTGGAGTCCACCCTGTATGAGTCCTCCGTGGTGCCCGGACCCAAGAAGGCGCCCATGGACTCGCTCTTCGACTATGGCACTTACCGTCACCACCCCAGTGACAACAAGCGGTGGAGGAAGAAGGTCATCGA GAAGCAGCCACAGAGTCCCAAAGCTCCTGCTCCCCAGCCGCCCCCCATCCTTAAAGTCTTCAACCGGCCTATCCTCTTTGACATCGTGTCCCGGGGCTCTACCACCGACCTGGATGGGCTGCTGCCCTTCTTGCTGACCCACAAGAAGCGCCTGACTGACGAGGAGTTCCggg GCTGTGGCTTCCTACCTTTTGAAGAACTAACTGCCCCTCTGAGTTTCTTAGACCCCCTCAGCACCGTGAGCACAG AGCCATCCACAGGGAAGACCTGCCTGCCCAAGGCCCTGCTGAATCTGAGCAATGGCCGCAATGACACCATCCCTGTGCTCCTGGACATCGCCGAGCGGACGGGCAACATGCGGGAGTTCATCAACTCGCCCTTCCGGGACATCTACTACCGAG GTCAGACCGCCCTGCACATCGCCATCGAGCGGCGCTGCAAACACTATGTGGAGCTCCTGGTGGCCCAAGGAGCTGATGTCCATGCCCAGGCCCGAGGGCGCTTCTTCCAGCCCAAGGATGAGGGAGGCTACTTCTACTTCG gcgAGCTGCCCCTGTCCCTGGCCGCCTGCACCAACCAGCCCCACATCGTCAACTACCTGACGGAGAACCCGCACAAGAAGGCGGACATGCGGCGGCAGGACTCCCGAGGCAACACGGTGCTGCACGCGCTGGTGGCCATCGCCGACAACACCCGCGAGAACACCAAGTTCGTCACCAAGATGTACGACCTGCTGCTGCTCAAGTGCGCCCGCCTCTTCCCCGACAGCAACCTGGAGGCCGTGCTCAACAGTGACGGGCTCTCGCCCCTCATGATGGCTGCGAAGACGGGCAAGATCGGG GTCTTTCAGCACATTATCCGCCGAGAGGTGACAGATGAGGATACAAGGCACCTGTCCCGCAAGTTCAAAGACTGGGCCTATGGGCCGGTGTATTCCTCGCTCTATGACCTCTCCTCCCTGGACACGTGTGGGGAAGAGGCCTCTGTGCTGGAGATCCTGGTGTACAACAGCAAGATCGAG AACCGCCACGAGATGCTGGCTGTGGAGCCCATCAATGAACTGCTGCGGGACAAGTGGCGCAAGTTCGGCGCCGTGTCCTTCTACATCAATGTGGTCTCCTATCTGTGTGCCATGGTCATCTTTACCCTCACCGCCTACTACCAGCCTCTGGAGGGCACC CCCCCATACCCTTACCGCACCACCGTGGACTACCTGAGGCTGGCTGGCGAGATCATCACGCTCTTCACCGGGGTCCTGTTCTTCTTTACCAAT ATCAAAGACTTGTTCATGAAGAAATGCCCAGGAGTGAATTCTCTCTTCATTGATGGCTCCTTCCAACTACTCTA CTTCATCTACTCCGTGTTAGTGATTGTCTCAGCGGCCCTCTACCTGGCGGGAATTGAAGCCTACCTGGCTGTCATGGTCTTTGCCTTGGTCCTGGGCTGGATGAATGCCCTCTACTTTACCCGTGGGTTGAAGCTGACAGGAACCTATAGCATCATGATCCAGAAG ATCCTCTTCAAAGACCTTTTCCGCTTCCTTCTGGTCTACTTGCTCTTCATGATCGGCTATGCTTCAG CCCTGGTGTCCCTTCTGAACCCATGTGCCAACATGAAGGTGTGCAGCGAGGACCACACCAACTGCACGGTGCCCACATACCCGTCCTGCCGTGACAGCGAGACATTCAGCACCTTCCTCCTGGACCTCTTCAAGCTGACCATCGGCATGGGTGACCTGGAGATGCTGAGCAGCACCAAGTACCCCGTGGTCTTCATCATCCTGCTCGTCACCTACATCATCCTCACCTTCGTGCTGCTCCTCAACATGCTCATCGCCCTCATGGGGGAGACAGTGGGCCAGGTCTCCAAGGAGAGCAAGCATATCTGGAAGCTGCAG TGGGCCACCACCATCCTGGACATCGAGCGGTCCTTCCCCGTGTTCCTGAGGAAGGCCTTCCGCTCTGGCGAGATGGTGACTGTGGGAAAGAGCTCGGACGGCACTCCAGACCGCAGGTGGTGCTTCAG GGTGGACGAGGTGAACTGGTCTCACTGGAACCAGAACTTGGGCATCATTAATGAGGACCCAGGCAAGAGCGAGAACTACCAGTACTATGGCTTCTCACACACCGTGGGCCGCCTCCGGAGGG ATCGCTGGTCCTCGGTGGTTCCGCGCGTGGTGGAGCTGAACAAGAACTCGAACCCGGACGAGGTGGTGGTGCCTCTGGACAACATGGGGAACCCCAGCTGCGATGGCCACCAGCAGAGTTACCCCCCAAAGTGGAGGACTGACGATGCTCCCCTCTAG
- the TRPV4 gene encoding transient receptor potential cation channel subfamily V member 4 isoform X1: MAPPQGSRPLEVNGCPGKPRTCRMRDCSGHTSLALCGAWPSSADGSRVGMADPSEGPHTGPGEVAETPGDESGTPGSEAFPLSSLANLFEGEDGSPSPSPADTGRPAGPGDGRPNLRMKFQGAFRKGVPNPIDLLESTLYESSVVPGPKKAPMDSLFDYGTYRHHPSDNKRWRKKVIDPAFPLYFLAVCISFHLALKQPQSPKAPAPQPPPILKVFNRPILFDIVSRGSTTDLDGLLPFLLTHKKRLTDEEFRGCGFLPFEELTAPLSFLDPLSTVSTEPSTGKTCLPKALLNLSNGRNDTIPVLLDIAERTGNMREFINSPFRDIYYRGQTALHIAIERRCKHYVELLVAQGADVHAQARGRFFQPKDEGGYFYFGELPLSLAACTNQPHIVNYLTENPHKKADMRRQDSRGNTVLHALVAIADNTRENTKFVTKMYDLLLLKCARLFPDSNLEAVLNSDGLSPLMMAAKTGKIGVFQHIIRREVTDEDTRHLSRKFKDWAYGPVYSSLYDLSSLDTCGEEASVLEILVYNSKIENRHEMLAVEPINELLRDKWRKFGAVSFYINVVSYLCAMVIFTLTAYYQPLEGTPPYPYRTTVDYLRLAGEIITLFTGVLFFFTNIKDLFMKKCPGVNSLFIDGSFQLLYFIYSVLVIVSAALYLAGIEAYLAVMVFALVLGWMNALYFTRGLKLTGTYSIMIQKILFKDLFRFLLVYLLFMIGYASALVSLLNPCANMKVCSEDHTNCTVPTYPSCRDSETFSTFLLDLFKLTIGMGDLEMLSSTKYPVVFIILLVTYIILTFVLLLNMLIALMGETVGQVSKESKHIWKLQWATTILDIERSFPVFLRKAFRSGEMVTVGKSSDGTPDRRWCFRVDEVNWSHWNQNLGIINEDPGKSENYQYYGFSHTVGRLRRDRWSSVVPRVVELNKNSNPDEVVVPLDNMGNPSCDGHQQSYPPKWRTDDAPL, from the exons ATGGCTCCTCCCCAGGGCTCGAGACCCTTGGAGGTAAATGGCTGCCCGGGAAAGCCAAGGACCTGCAGAATGAGGGACTGCAGTGGCCACACCAGCCTTGCCCTCTGTGGGGCCTG GCCGAGCAGTGCAGACGGGTCTCGGGTCGGCATGGCGGATCCCAGCGAAGGTCCCCACACCGGGCCCGGGGAGGTGGCTGAGACCCCCGGGGACGAGAGTGGCACCCCCGGCAGCGAGGCCTTCCCCCTCTCTTCGCTGGCCAACCTGTTTGAAGGGGAGGatggctccccctccccctccccagctgaCACTGGTCGCCCCGCTGGCCCGGGTGACGGGAGACCAAACCTGCGCATGAAGTTCCAGGGTGCCTTCCGCAAGGGGGTGCCCAACCCCATTGACCTGCTGGAGTCCACCCTGTATGAGTCCTCCGTGGTGCCCGGACCCAAGAAGGCGCCCATGGACTCGCTCTTCGACTATGGCACTTACCGTCACCACCCCAGTGACAACAAGCGGTGGAGGAAGAAGGTCATCGA CCCGGCGTTCCCCCTTTATTTTCTCGCTGTCTGTATCTCTTTCCATCTGGCTTT GAAGCAGCCACAGAGTCCCAAAGCTCCTGCTCCCCAGCCGCCCCCCATCCTTAAAGTCTTCAACCGGCCTATCCTCTTTGACATCGTGTCCCGGGGCTCTACCACCGACCTGGATGGGCTGCTGCCCTTCTTGCTGACCCACAAGAAGCGCCTGACTGACGAGGAGTTCCggg GCTGTGGCTTCCTACCTTTTGAAGAACTAACTGCCCCTCTGAGTTTCTTAGACCCCCTCAGCACCGTGAGCACAG AGCCATCCACAGGGAAGACCTGCCTGCCCAAGGCCCTGCTGAATCTGAGCAATGGCCGCAATGACACCATCCCTGTGCTCCTGGACATCGCCGAGCGGACGGGCAACATGCGGGAGTTCATCAACTCGCCCTTCCGGGACATCTACTACCGAG GTCAGACCGCCCTGCACATCGCCATCGAGCGGCGCTGCAAACACTATGTGGAGCTCCTGGTGGCCCAAGGAGCTGATGTCCATGCCCAGGCCCGAGGGCGCTTCTTCCAGCCCAAGGATGAGGGAGGCTACTTCTACTTCG gcgAGCTGCCCCTGTCCCTGGCCGCCTGCACCAACCAGCCCCACATCGTCAACTACCTGACGGAGAACCCGCACAAGAAGGCGGACATGCGGCGGCAGGACTCCCGAGGCAACACGGTGCTGCACGCGCTGGTGGCCATCGCCGACAACACCCGCGAGAACACCAAGTTCGTCACCAAGATGTACGACCTGCTGCTGCTCAAGTGCGCCCGCCTCTTCCCCGACAGCAACCTGGAGGCCGTGCTCAACAGTGACGGGCTCTCGCCCCTCATGATGGCTGCGAAGACGGGCAAGATCGGG GTCTTTCAGCACATTATCCGCCGAGAGGTGACAGATGAGGATACAAGGCACCTGTCCCGCAAGTTCAAAGACTGGGCCTATGGGCCGGTGTATTCCTCGCTCTATGACCTCTCCTCCCTGGACACGTGTGGGGAAGAGGCCTCTGTGCTGGAGATCCTGGTGTACAACAGCAAGATCGAG AACCGCCACGAGATGCTGGCTGTGGAGCCCATCAATGAACTGCTGCGGGACAAGTGGCGCAAGTTCGGCGCCGTGTCCTTCTACATCAATGTGGTCTCCTATCTGTGTGCCATGGTCATCTTTACCCTCACCGCCTACTACCAGCCTCTGGAGGGCACC CCCCCATACCCTTACCGCACCACCGTGGACTACCTGAGGCTGGCTGGCGAGATCATCACGCTCTTCACCGGGGTCCTGTTCTTCTTTACCAAT ATCAAAGACTTGTTCATGAAGAAATGCCCAGGAGTGAATTCTCTCTTCATTGATGGCTCCTTCCAACTACTCTA CTTCATCTACTCCGTGTTAGTGATTGTCTCAGCGGCCCTCTACCTGGCGGGAATTGAAGCCTACCTGGCTGTCATGGTCTTTGCCTTGGTCCTGGGCTGGATGAATGCCCTCTACTTTACCCGTGGGTTGAAGCTGACAGGAACCTATAGCATCATGATCCAGAAG ATCCTCTTCAAAGACCTTTTCCGCTTCCTTCTGGTCTACTTGCTCTTCATGATCGGCTATGCTTCAG CCCTGGTGTCCCTTCTGAACCCATGTGCCAACATGAAGGTGTGCAGCGAGGACCACACCAACTGCACGGTGCCCACATACCCGTCCTGCCGTGACAGCGAGACATTCAGCACCTTCCTCCTGGACCTCTTCAAGCTGACCATCGGCATGGGTGACCTGGAGATGCTGAGCAGCACCAAGTACCCCGTGGTCTTCATCATCCTGCTCGTCACCTACATCATCCTCACCTTCGTGCTGCTCCTCAACATGCTCATCGCCCTCATGGGGGAGACAGTGGGCCAGGTCTCCAAGGAGAGCAAGCATATCTGGAAGCTGCAG TGGGCCACCACCATCCTGGACATCGAGCGGTCCTTCCCCGTGTTCCTGAGGAAGGCCTTCCGCTCTGGCGAGATGGTGACTGTGGGAAAGAGCTCGGACGGCACTCCAGACCGCAGGTGGTGCTTCAG GGTGGACGAGGTGAACTGGTCTCACTGGAACCAGAACTTGGGCATCATTAATGAGGACCCAGGCAAGAGCGAGAACTACCAGTACTATGGCTTCTCACACACCGTGGGCCGCCTCCGGAGGG ATCGCTGGTCCTCGGTGGTTCCGCGCGTGGTGGAGCTGAACAAGAACTCGAACCCGGACGAGGTGGTGGTGCCTCTGGACAACATGGGGAACCCCAGCTGCGATGGCCACCAGCAGAGTTACCCCCCAAAGTGGAGGACTGACGATGCTCCCCTCTAG